TTAATGATATTTAACTGGATTTCTTATACAAGATGGGGCGGGAGATTACCATAACGATGGGGGGAGGATAATTAAGGGCAAAAGGGGAAAAAGATCCGCTTTTTATGCTCTTTTTCAAAAACCAATAAAAACCCTTGACATCGTATTTTTTTATGAGTAGATTTATGTAAATTTCCACTTTAATTATATTTGATCTTTTGATCGGAATAAAAATATCGGGGTAGAGCGAGGCTTCACCTGGATTTATCAACTGCCGTCAGGTTGGTCTGATAGAATGCTTGTGAACTGATCGCTCCAGGGGTGGGGCATGTCAAAATCTCTTAAAAAATCAAAACATATCCATATTATAAAGCGCTCGTGGGGAACCCACGTTGTGTATCACAGACTTTTTGGTAATCTTACTGTGCTCGATGACAAGGCCGCAATGCTACTGGACCTCTTTGATGATCCTGTGGGCGGGGACGACCTGGCGCTTCTCTTTCAACAATACGGAACATATCTTAATACATTTTACGATATGTATTATCTTGTTGAAGAAAGTAGCGATGAAAGAGAAGAACAAAATCTGGACCTTGAGGAGAGGGCCCGGTCACTTGTTGACGGAAACCTCATCGGCGGTTTGCAGCTCAATATTTCGGATGCCTGCAATTTTGCCTGTTCCTATTGCTTTTGTGATATTGTTGATGAGCGGGGACAAAGACGGACTGAGCTTGCCGATAGCAATGAGAAACTCATGCCTTTTGAAATTGCCGCCAAGGCTATAGACACACTCCTGGCAAAGGTGAAAAATACCGGAAAGCCGGGGCTGGTGATAAAATTCTACGGGCGGGAACCTCTGCTCAATTGGAAAGTTATAGAAAAAATCCTCAACCATTACAATCATGGAGAACATCACGGCGCTCGGATTGCATATGCTATTACAACCAATGCGTCTCAACTTACCCCTGAAATTGCGCAAACCCTTGCTCACTATAAGGTAGGTACAATAGTAAGTATTGACGGCCCGGCAGCATCTAACGACAGATTACGAAGAACGAAAAATACAGGATCAAATACCTTTGATGTTATCCAACAGGGTATTGACTGCCTTAAAAAGGCAGGAGCGCTTCAGGCATTATCAGCGGTAGTTACTGAGGAGAATTTTGATGAATTCGATAACCGTCTCGTCGATTTGGCTGAAAAGCATGGCGTAAAGGAGGTCCAGATACTCCCGGGAGTACAGGGAGATTTTCTTGGTCGTATGGGACCGGAAAAAGTAATCGAAAAACTTTATAATATTTTTGTTTACGGGCGCAGGAAAGGAATTGCCGTAAGTGGTTACTGGCTCAATCCGGTGATTAGTTCCCTTTCCACACATAGATTTCGTTCCACAGGAGAAGTGGTGCGCACGGCTCCAGACAGCTGTGCCGCTACAGGGTATCAAATTAGTGTAGAACCTTCAGGTGACATATTCCCATGCCGTTCCATGTCAATGCATCTGGGACACATCGATGATTTTAAAAAAATGCTTAAAACAGATGCATATAAACATGTGGCTATGCGAACCTACAACAATGTAAAGGCTTGTCATGGTTGTTCTATTGAGGGATTCTGCCAGGGGCCCTGTCCCGGCAACCTGGAGGAGAAATCCAACGACATATACCAATTGGATCCGTTTTTTTGTGATGTTTTTAAAGGAATTCATGAGAAGGTGCTATCTCATTTCGTTACCTTGCCTTCCTATCAATAAACTGAGTCTGTTAGCAGGGGAGAAATGCCGGGGGATGCCTTTTCAAATATAAAGGGAGGTGTGAAAAATGTATTATAATCCTTTTTATGGAGGGGCCTATTTTCCCTGGCCTCAAAGTGTGCCAGGTTGGGCAGGGCCGATTATCGGTTCACCGGTTCTATCCACTGCACCTATCGGCAACCAGGCAAGTGAAACACTCAGAGCGGCGGCCCGTGCAACGCCT
This window of the Deltaproteobacteria bacterium genome carries:
- a CDS encoding radical SAM protein, with the protein product MSKSLKKSKHIHIIKRSWGTHVVYHRLFGNLTVLDDKAAMLLDLFDDPVGGDDLALLFQQYGTYLNTFYDMYYLVEESSDEREEQNLDLEERARSLVDGNLIGGLQLNISDACNFACSYCFCDIVDERGQRRTELADSNEKLMPFEIAAKAIDTLLAKVKNTGKPGLVIKFYGREPLLNWKVIEKILNHYNHGEHHGARIAYAITTNASQLTPEIAQTLAHYKVGTIVSIDGPAASNDRLRRTKNTGSNTFDVIQQGIDCLKKAGALQALSAVVTEENFDEFDNRLVDLAEKHGVKEVQILPGVQGDFLGRMGPEKVIEKLYNIFVYGRRKGIAVSGYWLNPVISSLSTHRFRSTGEVVRTAPDSCAATGYQISVEPSGDIFPCRSMSMHLGHIDDFKKMLKTDAYKHVAMRTYNNVKACHGCSIEGFCQGPCPGNLEEKSNDIYQLDPFFCDVFKGIHEKVLSHFVTLPSYQ